CTCTACACAGAAGATGTAGGCGGGATCTTGATGGTTTTCTATGATGAGGATGGAAATCTGGAGTTTCGGGTAGATCACGAGGAGAATGATTTTTCGTTTGATGAGATCGGCAGTGTTTTGAAGATCAAACAGCTGCAGCAGACAAAACAGGAGCTGTTCGAGTCACTGGAATTGTTTTATAAGGTGTTTTATCTGGGAGAAGAGGTTGATCTGGAAGAAGAGGTTGATCTGGAAGAAGAGTAGAGTACAGATCCTGAGAAAAGAAACGAGAGAAAGAGTTAGAGTGTGAAAATGAAACAGTTGAAAATAGGAAATGTTTTACTGGAAAATTCTTATGTACTCGGACCTATGGCAGGCGTAACAGACCTGCCATTTCGCTTGCTTTGCAAGGAGCAGGGAGCGGGTCTTCTGTGTATGGAGATGGTCAGTGCAAAAGGTATTTTCTATAATAATAAGAATACGGAAAGTCTGCTTCAGATTCATCCCGAGGAAGTACCGGTATCGCTGCAGTTTTTTGGTTCGGATCCGAAGATCGTCAGCGAGATGGCGAAACGGGTCGAGGAACGTCCGTTTTCCATTCTGGATATCAACATGGGATGTCCGGTGCCAAAGGTCGTGCGAAACGGAGAAGGGTCTGCACTGATGAAGAATCCGAAGCTGGTATACGAACTGGTCAGTGCGACGGTAAAGGCGATCAAAAAGCCGGTTACCGTTAAGATCCGGAAAGGGTTCGATGAT
This window of the Mediterraneibacter gnavus ATCC 29149 genome carries:
- a CDS encoding DUF6145 family protein; the encoded protein is MEEEIVLCAANSYEQKYYLNPEFEMLPESIKQELNIMCVLYTEDVGGILMVFYDEDGNLEFRVDHEENDFSFDEIGSVLKIKQLQQTKQELFESLELFYKVFYLGEEVDLEEEVDLEEE